A genomic stretch from Juglans microcarpa x Juglans regia isolate MS1-56 chromosome 3S, Jm3101_v1.0, whole genome shotgun sequence includes:
- the LOC121257403 gene encoding protein TIFY 9-like: protein MKLVPFISLLPFFFIAAPSPLFRRRRLQHSLLNPKDSFSGDTSIMSRTTVELDFFGMEKESSSSSSSSSKSQFQKFLDRQRSFRGMQSAISMINPEVLKSVIASAANLGSESSNAIPSKNSVSVPASPVLPVYTPPIVRPSSENLPDTAPLTIFYNGTVSVFDVPQEKAENILKLAVEGTLDPKVAVPSSDQQQLLDALGGGIADLPIARRKSLQRFLEKRKERLTCVSPYACYT from the exons ATGAAACTCGTGCCTTTCAtctctcttcttcctttcttttttatagcTGCTCCTTCCCCTCTCTTTCGTCGTCGTCGTCTCCAGCATTCCCTCCTTAATCCGAAAGATTCTTTCTCCGGGGATACCTCCATCATGTCGAGAACGACCGTCGAGCTCGATTTCTTTGGTATGGAGAAGGAGAGTtcgtcttcctcttcctcctcctccaaatctcaGTTCCAGAAGTTTCTTGATCGCCAGAGAAGCTTTCGAG gaaTGCAGAGTGCCATTTCCATGATCAACCCTGAGGTTCTGAAATCTGTGATTGCCTCCGCTGCGAACCTGGGCTCCGAATCCAGCAATGCGATTCCTTCGAAGAACTCGGTTTCGGTGCCGGCGAGTCCGGTTTTGCCTGTCTATACTCCTCCTATCGTCAG GCCTAGTTCAGAGAACCTTCCGGATACCGCCCCTCTAACCATTTTTTACAACGGAACCGTCTCGGTTTTCGATGTTCCTCAAGAGAAG GCGGAGAACATTTTGAAGCTTGCTGTGGAAGGGACATTGGACCCAAAAGTTGCAGTTCCTTCAAGCGACCAACAACAGCTACTTGATGCACTTGGCGGTG GCATTGCAGATCTGCCAATCGCACGAAGAAAGTCACTGCAGAGATTCTTGGAGAAGCGCAAAGAGAG GTTGACTTGCGTCTCCCCTTATGCATGCTACACCTAA